The following proteins come from a genomic window of Malus domestica chromosome 02, GDT2T_hap1:
- the LOC139191569 gene encoding uncharacterized protein — protein MEIMLGLMDHDLALKENAPSTLTSASTAEDKVKHEKWHKANRMSLMVMKRTISETVRGGIPACDKEKDFLDDVGAKFKVSEKAEMGNLMTTLTWMLLENLSTLKSL, from the coding sequence ATGGAGATCATGCTAGGGTTGATGGACCATGACTTGGCTCTTAAGGAGAATGCACCATCTACATTAACTTCTGCAAGCACTGCTGAAGATAAAGTTAAGCATGAGAAGTGGCATAAGGCAAACAGAATGTCACTTATGGTCATGAAGAGGACCATTAGTGAGACAGTTAGAGGAGGCATACCTGCATGTGACAAGGAAAAAGACTTCCTGGATGATGTGGGAGCCAAATTCAAAGTATCTGAAAAGGCTGAAATGGGGAATTTGATGACTACATTGACGTGGATGCTGTTGGAAAACTTAAGTACCTTGAAGTCTCTGTGA